The following coding sequences lie in one Rothia sp. SD9660Na genomic window:
- a CDS encoding ABC transporter ATP-binding protein — MESTTRLTAHGITVGYGDRKVLDTIDFSLLEGELTVILGPNACGKSTLLKALARVNPVRTGEIRLDGRPLPGMKSKDIAKILAMLPQTPDAPSGVTVADVVARGRYPHQSLLRSWSPEDDAACTEAMTAANVLELADRPIEALSGGQRQRVWIAMTLAQQTPLILLDEPTTYLDITHQLEVLNLTRKLHRAGHTVAVVLHDLNLAFRYATHVVLMKDGEILAQGRPADIVTEEIIRQVFDVDSKIIADPCSGTPLVIPRVEEDAL, encoded by the coding sequence ATGGAATCTACGACGAGACTCACCGCCCACGGTATTACCGTCGGCTATGGTGACCGTAAGGTGCTAGACACCATCGACTTCTCCCTGCTCGAAGGCGAACTTACCGTTATCCTCGGCCCTAACGCCTGTGGAAAATCCACTCTGCTCAAGGCCCTTGCCCGCGTCAATCCTGTACGCACCGGAGAAATCAGGCTCGATGGCAGGCCTCTACCCGGCATGAAGTCCAAGGACATCGCCAAAATCCTTGCCATGCTCCCACAAACCCCCGATGCACCCTCCGGCGTCACGGTTGCGGACGTTGTCGCCCGCGGCCGCTACCCCCACCAGTCCCTACTGCGTTCTTGGAGCCCCGAGGACGATGCCGCCTGCACCGAGGCAATGACCGCCGCCAACGTCCTGGAACTTGCCGACCGTCCCATCGAAGCCCTCTCCGGTGGCCAGCGCCAGCGCGTCTGGATCGCCATGACCCTTGCCCAGCAGACCCCGTTGATTCTGCTGGATGAACCCACCACCTACCTGGATATTACCCACCAGCTAGAGGTACTCAACCTCACCCGAAAGCTCCACCGTGCCGGGCACACCGTTGCCGTGGTGCTGCACGACCTCAACCTCGCCTTCCGCTACGCCACCCATGTGGTGCTCATGAAAGATGGTGAGATTCTTGCCCAGGGGCGCCCGGCGGACATCGTGACCGAGGAGATTATCCGGCAGGTCTTTGACGTGGACTCCAAGATTATTGCCGACCCCTGCTCCGGCACACCCCTGGTGATTCCCCGCGTTGAAGAGGACGCGCTCTAA
- the rplD gene encoding 50S ribosomal protein L4, whose amino-acid sequence MAVKTVKVDLPADIFDAQASIPLLHQVVVAQLAAARQGTHKTKNRGEVSGAGRKPFKQKGTGRARQGSIRAPHMTGGGIVHGPTPRSYAQRTPKKMIAAALRGALSDRARHDRVHVVETLVEGTKPSTKAAKAAIAEITSRKNALVVIDRKDDLVALSARNLENVHVIYADQLNTYDVLISDDVIFTKDAYDVFVAVASKAKKEAAK is encoded by the coding sequence ATGGCTGTCAAGACCGTAAAGGTAGACCTGCCCGCTGACATCTTCGACGCTCAGGCCTCTATTCCCCTGCTTCACCAGGTAGTAGTCGCCCAGCTCGCAGCAGCACGCCAGGGTACCCACAAGACCAAGAACCGCGGCGAAGTTTCCGGCGCAGGTCGCAAGCCTTTCAAGCAGAAGGGCACCGGCCGTGCACGTCAGGGCTCAATCCGTGCACCCCACATGACCGGTGGTGGCATCGTACACGGCCCGACCCCGCGTAGCTACGCACAGCGTACCCCCAAGAAGATGATTGCAGCTGCACTGCGCGGCGCTCTCTCAGACCGCGCTCGTCACGACCGCGTTCACGTTGTCGAAACCCTGGTAGAAGGCACCAAGCCCTCCACCAAGGCAGCTAAGGCAGCAATCGCAGAGATCACCAGCCGCAAGAACGCACTGGTTGTCATCGACCGCAAGGACGACCTGGTAGCACTGTCAGCACGCAACCTTGAGAACGTTCACGTCATCTACGCAGATCAGCTGAACACCTACGATGTTCTGATCTCAGACGACGTCATCTTCACCAAGGATGCCTACGACGTATTCGTCGCAGTTGCTTCCAAGGCTAAGAAAGAGGCTGCTAAGTAA
- the rplC gene encoding 50S ribosomal protein L3: MTNKFERQVKGLLGTKLGMTQVWDENGKFVPVTVVKADSNVITQLRNAETDGYEAIQIGFGAIEARKVTKPLAGHFEKAGVTPRRHLVELRTSDAAEYSLGQELTVELFEAGQKVDVVGKTKGKGFAGVMKRHGFAGVGASHGAHKNHRKPGSIGGASYPARVFKGMRMAGRMGAARHTTMNLTIQGVDAENNVLLIKGAIPGPKGGVVLVRTAVKGA, encoded by the coding sequence ATGACTAACAAGTTCGAGCGCCAGGTTAAGGGCCTGCTGGGCACCAAGCTTGGCATGACCCAGGTCTGGGACGAAAACGGCAAGTTCGTGCCCGTTACTGTCGTCAAGGCCGATTCCAACGTTATTACCCAGCTGCGCAACGCTGAGACCGATGGCTACGAAGCTATCCAGATTGGTTTTGGTGCAATCGAAGCTCGCAAGGTAACCAAGCCCCTCGCCGGTCACTTCGAGAAGGCAGGCGTAACTCCTCGCCGTCACCTCGTTGAACTGCGTACCTCAGACGCCGCTGAATACTCACTCGGTCAGGAACTGACCGTTGAGCTCTTCGAAGCAGGCCAGAAGGTCGACGTGGTTGGCAAGACCAAGGGTAAGGGCTTTGCCGGTGTTATGAAGCGTCACGGCTTCGCAGGTGTAGGTGCATCACACGGTGCCCACAAGAACCACCGTAAGCCCGGCTCAATCGGTGGCGCATCATACCCCGCACGCGTTTTCAAGGGTATGCGTATGGCAGGCCGTATGGGCGCTGCACGCCACACCACCATGAACCTCACTATTCAGGGTGTAGACGCCGAAAACAACGTTCTTCTGATCAAGGGTGCTATCCCCGGTCCTAAGGGTGGCGTTGTTCTGGTTCGCACCGCTGTGAAGGGAGCCTAA
- the rpsC gene encoding 30S ribosomal protein S3, translating into MGQKINPNGFRLGITTNHVSKWFADSNKEGERYADFVREDVKIRELLSKGMERAGIAKVEIERTRDRVRVDIHTARPGIVIGRRGTEADRIRGELEKLTGKQIQLNILEVANPDLSAQLVAQGIAEQLASRVAFRRAMKKAIQSAQRAGAKGIRIQCSGRLGGAEMSRSEFYREGRVPLHTLRANIDYGFFEAKTTFGRIGVKVWIYKGDLTDNELAAQQAAGNRRGNGRGGDRRRAGGRGPRRERRSDNASAPAEAKTAENGEA; encoded by the coding sequence ATGGGTCAGAAAATTAACCCCAACGGTTTCCGACTTGGCATCACCACCAACCACGTCTCAAAGTGGTTCGCTGACTCCAACAAGGAAGGCGAACGCTACGCAGACTTCGTTCGTGAAGATGTAAAGATCCGTGAACTCTTGTCCAAGGGCATGGAGCGCGCAGGCATCGCCAAGGTCGAAATCGAGCGTACCCGTGACCGCGTCCGTGTGGACATCCACACCGCACGTCCCGGTATCGTTATCGGCCGCCGCGGCACCGAAGCTGACCGCATCCGCGGTGAGCTCGAGAAGCTGACCGGCAAGCAGATCCAGCTGAACATCCTCGAGGTTGCTAACCCCGATCTGTCAGCTCAGCTGGTTGCTCAGGGCATCGCAGAACAGCTCGCTTCACGCGTTGCTTTCCGCCGCGCCATGAAGAAGGCAATCCAGTCCGCACAGCGTGCAGGCGCAAAGGGTATCCGTATCCAGTGCTCCGGCCGTCTGGGTGGCGCTGAAATGTCACGTTCCGAGTTCTACCGCGAAGGCCGTGTGCCCCTGCACACCCTGCGCGCGAACATCGACTACGGCTTCTTCGAAGCAAAGACCACCTTCGGCCGCATCGGCGTCAAGGTTTGGATCTACAAGGGTGACCTCACCGACAACGAGCTTGCTGCACAGCAGGCTGCTGGTAACCGTCGTGGCAACGGCCGCGGTGGCGACCGTCGTCGCGCAGGTGGCCGTGGTCCCCGCCGTGAACGTCGTTCCGACAACGCTTCAGCACCCGCTGAGGCTAAGACTGCAGAAAACGGTGAGGCATAA
- a CDS encoding plasmid partitioning protein, which produces MHTLTLRAWILSFTGIFTLLLFTLAPALALPPGGAATSNTPGTHSSVSLTSLKAGDTLSFTLTGFPANEQVYIKIDDGNACPSDAAQGACVVHQQKIDANGSVNGSFVLPTDLAEGEHTLRFLATEIKKDSSGNQIGTSGYSNQSPVFTITGVNADSQGASYTNVDSAIINQIEQDVANNSAGDSADESGATVVVENEREVYLDASGNEISKEEYDALVAAAHTNQTSTGAKNGTEDEAESTASASASQQTKSSASATATASAKASATASASQEDGVTTEAASVDRQSNVPWAGIVAFAAALVAAGIIVWRRRSA; this is translated from the coding sequence GTGCACACCCTCACCCTCCGCGCCTGGATACTTAGCTTCACAGGTATCTTTACCCTACTTCTGTTTACTCTCGCACCAGCCCTGGCACTGCCACCAGGAGGCGCCGCCACCTCTAACACCCCGGGCACACACTCCAGCGTCTCGCTAACGAGTCTTAAAGCCGGTGATACCCTCAGCTTCACCCTTACAGGATTCCCCGCCAATGAGCAGGTTTACATCAAAATTGATGACGGGAACGCCTGCCCCTCTGACGCTGCCCAGGGTGCCTGCGTTGTCCACCAGCAGAAAATTGATGCTAACGGCAGCGTCAACGGATCCTTTGTACTACCTACCGACCTTGCCGAGGGGGAGCACACCCTACGCTTTCTGGCAACAGAAATCAAAAAAGACTCTTCCGGCAACCAAATTGGTACATCAGGCTACTCTAACCAGAGCCCCGTCTTCACCATCACCGGCGTGAATGCCGACTCCCAGGGGGCTAGCTACACCAACGTAGATTCAGCAATCATCAACCAAATCGAGCAGGACGTGGCCAATAACTCTGCCGGTGATTCCGCCGATGAGTCCGGAGCGACCGTTGTTGTCGAAAATGAGAGAGAAGTCTACCTGGATGCTTCAGGCAATGAGATCAGCAAAGAAGAATACGATGCTCTAGTAGCAGCCGCTCACACCAACCAGACTTCCACCGGGGCCAAGAACGGTACCGAGGACGAGGCAGAAAGCACCGCCTCAGCCAGCGCCAGCCAGCAGACCAAGAGCAGTGCCTCTGCTACTGCCACAGCCAGCGCAAAAGCTTCAGCTACTGCGTCCGCCAGCCAGGAAGACGGCGTTACCACCGAAGCAGCCTCCGTCGACAGGCAGAGCAACGTTCCCTGGGCCGGAATCGTAGCCTTTGCCGCTGCCCTGGTAGCTGCCGGAATTATCGTCTGGCGCCGCCGCTCAGCCTAG
- the rpsQ gene encoding 30S ribosomal protein S17 yields MSEVKTEERGYRKTRRGYVVSDKMDKTVVVEVEDRVKHALYGKVMRRSSKIKAHDEQNTAGVGDLVLLAETRPLSASKRWRIVEIVEKAK; encoded by the coding sequence ATGAGTGAAGTAAAGACTGAAGAGCGCGGCTACCGCAAGACTCGCCGCGGCTACGTAGTGTCCGACAAGATGGACAAGACCGTAGTCGTCGAGGTCGAGGACCGCGTAAAGCACGCCCTGTACGGCAAGGTTATGCGCCGTAGCTCCAAGATCAAGGCACACGACGAGCAGAACACTGCTGGTGTCGGCGACTTGGTTCTGCTGGCAGAGACCCGTCCGCTCTCCGCTTCCAAGCGTTGGCGTATCGTCGAGATCGTCGAAAAGGCTAAGTAA
- a CDS encoding iron ABC transporter permease, with the protein MPNPPVRDSARTRRRLLWLALFALLAVTALVLSIRFGSNPIPGHQVWAALAGGADPGVNTIIWDQRLPRTTLGALCGASLAVAGSLMQSLTRNPLAEPGLLGINAGASVAVVFSVILFGVIGIAGYMAAASIGAAITCIAVYLLGRGKSGSMVKLALAGVAISAALSSVNQALILANADAYNEFRFWAAGSLEARTFDTVLAVFPIMLLGLALAAWVCPAINALGAGEEAAIALGINLKRTQLLTLLAVTLLAGTTTAAIGPISFVGLAVPFIVRALLGNDVRWVTTGSLILGPAWLLGADVLARTIIAPEETHVGIIATLVGAPLFVALMARRKVVALS; encoded by the coding sequence GTGCCCAACCCGCCCGTCAGAGACAGCGCCCGCACCCGGCGCCGCCTACTCTGGCTTGCCCTCTTCGCGCTCCTGGCAGTTACTGCCCTGGTGCTCTCCATTCGCTTCGGCTCCAACCCGATCCCCGGACACCAGGTCTGGGCGGCACTCGCCGGCGGGGCAGACCCCGGTGTGAACACCATCATCTGGGACCAGCGCCTACCCCGCACCACCCTGGGTGCCCTCTGCGGTGCGTCCCTTGCCGTAGCCGGCTCCCTGATGCAGTCTCTTACCCGCAACCCTCTGGCAGAACCCGGGCTACTCGGCATCAATGCCGGAGCCTCCGTTGCCGTGGTTTTCTCGGTCATCCTTTTTGGGGTTATCGGTATAGCGGGCTACATGGCAGCGGCCTCCATCGGTGCAGCGATCACTTGTATTGCCGTCTACCTACTCGGACGCGGAAAAAGCGGTTCCATGGTCAAACTCGCGCTCGCAGGTGTTGCTATCTCCGCTGCTCTCTCATCGGTCAACCAGGCACTGATTCTCGCTAACGCTGATGCCTACAACGAGTTCCGCTTCTGGGCAGCAGGCTCCCTCGAAGCTCGAACCTTTGACACCGTACTCGCCGTCTTCCCCATCATGCTTCTGGGTCTGGCGCTCGCCGCCTGGGTCTGCCCCGCTATCAACGCCCTGGGCGCCGGTGAAGAAGCCGCCATAGCCCTGGGTATTAACCTTAAACGTACCCAGTTGCTCACCCTGCTCGCTGTCACCCTACTCGCCGGTACTACTACCGCAGCTATAGGGCCCATCTCCTTCGTCGGCCTCGCCGTTCCCTTCATCGTGCGGGCCCTACTCGGCAATGACGTTCGCTGGGTTACCACCGGCTCCCTCATCCTAGGGCCTGCCTGGCTCCTGGGAGCAGACGTCCTCGCCCGCACCATCATCGCCCCCGAAGAAACCCACGTTGGTATCATCGCAACCCTGGTCGGTGCGCCCCTCTTTGTTGCCCTCATGGCCCGCAGGAAGGTAGTAGCTCTCTCATGA
- a CDS encoding ABC transporter substrate-binding protein: MHTTPRLTQHVPLMLGRRAALLLPFTVGLTLTACGGGGDTESATPSGETRVVTDVEDKEVTVPVSPQRVITLSEPTLDAALALGVTPVGTVAGRGQSTVPNYLAEKAGDVPLLGTVSQLDYEAIGATEPDLILVDGTSVNNRPDVLEILNQIAPVVFTGYAGGPWELNFDNVAEALNRAEEGAKVKSDYEALITETATALAENYSDKTFSIVRWQGSGPSLILKELPAGQVLEDLGLARPASQDRLGRGHSEPVSLENLATIDADYMFLGTLGGASQENPNSDSIADLAGAAEALKRAEQTSGFTDLQAYKDDHIILVDGSQWTSTGGPLLLLGIVTDVKKALLDSAQ; encoded by the coding sequence ATGCACACCACACCTCGCCTCACTCAGCACGTGCCCCTGATGCTCGGGCGCCGTGCCGCCCTCCTGCTGCCTTTCACTGTGGGTCTGACGTTGACAGCCTGCGGTGGGGGAGGAGACACAGAATCCGCTACTCCTAGCGGTGAGACCCGCGTCGTCACCGATGTGGAAGACAAAGAGGTGACGGTACCCGTTAGCCCTCAACGGGTGATTACACTGTCTGAGCCCACCCTGGATGCTGCCCTTGCCCTAGGTGTTACTCCCGTGGGCACTGTTGCAGGCCGCGGGCAGTCCACGGTTCCTAACTACCTGGCTGAGAAGGCCGGCGATGTGCCGTTGTTGGGTACAGTCTCCCAGCTTGACTATGAGGCGATTGGTGCAACAGAACCCGACCTGATTCTGGTTGACGGCACCAGTGTCAACAACCGCCCTGACGTGCTGGAAATCCTCAATCAGATTGCACCCGTTGTCTTTACGGGTTACGCCGGAGGTCCCTGGGAACTGAACTTTGACAATGTTGCCGAAGCGCTCAATCGGGCAGAGGAAGGCGCCAAGGTTAAGTCTGACTATGAGGCGCTGATAACAGAAACCGCTACAGCTCTCGCCGAGAACTACTCCGATAAAACTTTCTCTATCGTGCGCTGGCAGGGTAGCGGTCCCTCACTGATTCTCAAGGAGCTACCTGCCGGGCAGGTGCTGGAAGACCTGGGGCTCGCTCGACCCGCCAGCCAGGACCGGTTAGGGCGCGGCCACTCCGAACCTGTTTCCCTGGAAAACCTGGCAACTATCGACGCCGATTACATGTTCCTCGGAACCCTGGGAGGCGCCAGTCAGGAGAACCCCAACTCGGACTCCATAGCAGACCTCGCCGGTGCCGCCGAAGCCCTCAAACGGGCCGAACAGACCTCCGGATTCACTGACCTGCAAGCCTATAAAGACGACCACATCATCCTGGTTGACGGCTCCCAATGGACCTCAACAGGTGGTCCCCTGCTCCTGCTGGGCATCGTCACCGACGTGAAAAAAGCTCTTCTCGACTCAGCCCAGTAA
- the rpsS gene encoding 30S ribosomal protein S19 yields the protein MPRSLKKGPFVDQHLFVKVAAQNEKGTKNVIKTWSRRSMIIPDMLGHTIAVHDGRKHVPVFITESMVGHKLGEFAPTRTFRGHVKDDRKGKRR from the coding sequence ATGCCTCGTAGTTTGAAGAAGGGCCCTTTCGTTGATCAGCACCTTTTCGTAAAGGTTGCAGCTCAGAACGAGAAGGGCACCAAGAACGTTATCAAGACTTGGTCCCGCCGCTCGATGATTATCCCCGACATGCTCGGTCACACCATCGCAGTGCACGACGGACGCAAGCACGTACCCGTGTTCATCACTGAGTCCATGGTTGGTCACAAGCTCGGCGAGTTTGCGCCCACCCGTACTTTCCGTGGCCACGTTAAGGACGACCGCAAGGGTAAGCGTCGCTAA
- a CDS encoding iron chelate uptake ABC transporter family permease subunit, whose translation MTTYRSLPPLSITRDLAGRRCLTLWAGIRAQVPLRLTAYNLTIIALILTLGIWAMTRGDYPLTPTQVVQAIFGEGTKLGIYFVTEVRAPRIIAALLVGAALGLSGSIFQTISGNALGSPDIIGFTYGAATGALINIIAFNAGPTGIAVGAVTGGLATSLLVYLLTRHTGLQGFRLVLIGIGVGSTLSAINSLLVVRASLTQAQTAASWLAGSLNTMNWTKTGSLALALLILLPLLLAMARPLTSLRFGDAVSAGLGVRVSSLRIGSLFIGVLLVSLATATTGPLAFVALAAPHIAKTITRASGTALGSSALTGALLVLSSDLIGQYALPTTLQVGVVTGALGGIYLIYLIATERKN comes from the coding sequence ATGACAACCTACCGTAGCCTCCCACCCCTCAGCATTACCCGTGACCTCGCTGGTCGCCGCTGCCTCACCCTTTGGGCAGGAATCCGTGCCCAAGTTCCCCTGCGACTCACCGCCTACAATCTCACCATCATCGCCCTCATCCTCACGCTTGGAATCTGGGCCATGACTCGGGGCGACTACCCCCTTACACCCACCCAGGTCGTGCAGGCTATCTTTGGCGAAGGCACCAAACTCGGCATCTACTTCGTTACCGAAGTGCGTGCCCCGCGCATCATAGCCGCCCTGCTCGTCGGCGCAGCCCTTGGGCTTTCCGGCTCCATCTTCCAAACCATCTCCGGAAATGCCCTCGGATCTCCAGACATCATCGGCTTTACCTACGGGGCAGCCACCGGAGCCCTCATCAACATCATTGCCTTCAACGCAGGCCCCACCGGCATAGCTGTCGGCGCGGTTACCGGTGGACTTGCCACCTCCCTTCTGGTCTATCTCCTCACCCGCCACACCGGTCTCCAAGGCTTCCGCCTCGTCCTCATCGGCATTGGCGTGGGCTCCACTCTCTCCGCCATCAACTCCCTACTGGTCGTCCGTGCCTCCCTCACCCAGGCACAAACCGCTGCCAGCTGGCTGGCAGGCTCCCTCAACACCATGAACTGGACTAAAACCGGCAGCCTCGCCCTTGCGCTCCTCATTCTCTTACCCCTCCTACTTGCCATGGCACGCCCCCTCACCTCTCTCCGCTTCGGTGACGCCGTCTCCGCAGGTCTGGGCGTTCGAGTCAGTTCTCTGCGTATCGGTTCCCTCTTTATCGGTGTCCTCCTTGTCTCCCTCGCCACCGCCACCACAGGCCCTCTCGCCTTCGTCGCGCTCGCCGCCCCCCACATTGCCAAAACCATCACCCGAGCCAGCGGCACAGCCCTTGGCTCTTCCGCCCTCACAGGTGCCCTCCTGGTACTCAGCTCAGACCTCATCGGCCAGTATGCCCTACCCACCACCCTCCAAGTCGGTGTCGTCACCGGTGCCCTCGGCGGCATTTACCTCATCTACCTCATCGCCACAGAACGGAAAAACTAG
- the rplP gene encoding 50S ribosomal protein L16 translates to MLIPRRVKYRKQHHPKRSGMAKGGTEVAFGEWGIQALTPAYVTNRQIEAARIAMTRHIKRGGKVWINIYPDRPLTKKPAETRMGSGKGSPEWWVANVKPGRVMFELSGVSEEVAREAMRLAIHKLPMKARVVRREGGE, encoded by the coding sequence ATGCTAATTCCCCGTCGAGTAAAGTACCGCAAGCAGCATCACCCCAAGCGTTCAGGTATGGCTAAGGGGGGCACCGAGGTAGCGTTCGGCGAGTGGGGTATCCAGGCCCTGACTCCCGCATACGTCACCAACCGCCAGATTGAAGCTGCACGTATTGCAATGACCCGTCACATCAAGCGTGGCGGTAAGGTTTGGATCAACATTTATCCCGACCGTCCGCTGACCAAGAAGCCTGCTGAAACCCGTATGGGTTCCGGTAAGGGTTCACCCGAATGGTGGGTCGCAAACGTCAAGCCCGGTCGAGTCATGTTTGAACTCTCCGGCGTATCCGAAGAAGTGGCTCGTGAAGCTATGCGCCTCGCAATCCACAAGCTCCCGATGAAGGCACGCGTTGTGCGTCGCGAAGGTGGTGAATAG
- the rpmC gene encoding 50S ribosomal protein L29: MAVGSKDLSIDKLAELSNENLVEKLRESKEELFNLRFQAATGQLENPGRIRSVKRDIARIYTVLRERELGIRPATEG; encoded by the coding sequence ATGGCAGTTGGATCAAAGGATCTGAGCATCGACAAGCTGGCAGAGCTCTCCAATGAGAATCTGGTAGAGAAGCTGCGTGAGTCGAAGGAGGAGCTGTTCAACCTCCGTTTCCAGGCAGCCACCGGTCAGCTTGAAAATCCCGGTCGTATCCGCTCGGTCAAGCGCGACATTGCACGTATTTACACCGTGCTGCGTGAACGCGAGCTCGGTATTCGTCCCGCAACCGAAGGTTAA
- the rplW gene encoding 50S ribosomal protein L23: MSVTTSTFKDPRDVIIAPVVSEKSYGQLDEGKYTFLVDPRSNKLEIKQAIETIFDVKVASINTANRQGKRKRTRFGWGARKNTKRAIVTLKEGSIDLFGGPAA; the protein is encoded by the coding sequence ATGTCTGTTACCACCTCAACTTTCAAGGACCCCCGCGACGTGATCATCGCTCCCGTCGTGTCGGAAAAGAGCTACGGTCAGCTCGACGAAGGTAAGTACACCTTCCTCGTAGACCCTCGCTCCAACAAGCTGGAAATCAAGCAGGCCATCGAGACTATCTTCGATGTCAAGGTTGCTTCCATCAACACCGCTAACCGTCAGGGCAAGCGCAAGCGCACCCGTTTCGGTTGGGGTGCTCGTAAGAACACCAAGCGTGCGATTGTAACCCTCAAGGAAGGTTCAATCGACCTCTTCGGCGGTCCGGCTGCATAA
- the rplB gene encoding 50S ribosomal protein L2 produces MGIRKHKPTTPGRRGSSVSDFAEITRSTPEKSLVRPLPKKGGRNNTGRITTRHKGGGHKRQYRLIDFRRHDKDGVNARVAHIEYDPNRTARIALLHYVDGTKRYIIAPNKLAQGDIVESGPSADIKPGNNLPLRNIPVGTVIHAVELRPGGGAKMGRSAGASIQLVAKEGKYAQLRLPSGEIRNVDVRCRATVGSVGNAEQSNINWGKAGRNRWKGIRPTVRGVVMNPVDHPHGGGEGKTSGGRHPVNPNGKPEGRTRRPNKESDKLIVRRRRTGKKR; encoded by the coding sequence ATGGGTATTCGTAAGCACAAGCCGACGACCCCGGGTCGCCGCGGCTCGAGCGTCTCAGATTTCGCAGAAATCACTCGCTCAACCCCGGAAAAGTCCCTGGTTCGTCCGCTCCCCAAGAAGGGCGGCCGTAACAACACCGGTCGCATCACTACCCGTCACAAGGGTGGTGGCCACAAGCGCCAGTACCGTCTGATTGACTTCCGTCGTCACGACAAGGACGGCGTCAACGCACGCGTTGCACACATCGAGTACGATCCCAACCGTACCGCCCGCATCGCTCTGCTCCACTACGTTGATGGCACCAAGCGTTACATCATCGCCCCCAACAAGCTTGCTCAGGGCGACATCGTAGAGTCAGGTCCCTCTGCCGACATCAAGCCCGGCAACAACCTGCCCCTGCGCAACATCCCCGTTGGTACCGTGATTCACGCTGTTGAGCTCCGCCCCGGTGGCGGCGCTAAGATGGGCCGCTCCGCTGGCGCATCCATCCAGCTGGTCGCTAAGGAAGGCAAGTACGCCCAGCTGCGTCTGCCCTCCGGCGAAATCCGCAACGTGGACGTCCGCTGCCGCGCAACCGTCGGTTCCGTCGGTAACGCCGAGCAGTCCAACATCAACTGGGGTAAGGCCGGCCGTAACCGCTGGAAGGGCATCCGCCCGACCGTCCGCGGTGTTGTCATGAACCCCGTTGACCACCCCCACGGTGGTGGTGAAGGTAAGACCTCAGGTGGCCGTCACCCGGTTAACCCCAACGGTAAGCCCGAGGGTCGTACCCGTCGCCCCAACAAGGAAAGCGACAAGCTCATTGTTCGTCGCCGTCGTACTGGCAAGAAGCGCTAA
- the rplV gene encoding 50S ribosomal protein L22 encodes MEAKATASYVRVTPMKARRVINLIRGKQAEEALAILKFAPQGASEPVYKIVASAVANARQKAAQQGVPFKEEELFISEAYANEGPTMKRFQPRAQGRAFRINKRTSHITVVVATPEKEEGR; translated from the coding sequence ATGGAAGCCAAGGCAACTGCGTCTTACGTACGCGTTACGCCTATGAAGGCACGCCGCGTCATCAACCTTATCCGTGGTAAGCAGGCGGAAGAGGCTCTGGCGATTCTGAAGTTCGCTCCTCAGGGCGCTTCAGAACCGGTATACAAGATCGTTGCATCAGCTGTTGCAAACGCTCGCCAGAAGGCTGCCCAGCAGGGCGTCCCCTTCAAGGAAGAAGAGCTGTTCATCAGCGAAGCATACGCGAACGAAGGTCCCACCATGAAGCGATTCCAGCCTCGTGCCCAGGGCCGTGCGTTCCGCATCAACAAGCGCACCAGCCACATCACCGTGGTAGTCGCTACCCCGGAGAAGGAGGAGGGCCGCTAA
- the rpsJ gene encoding 30S ribosomal protein S10 encodes MAGQKIRIRLKSYDHEVIDSSARKIVETVTRAGATVVGPVPLPTEKNVYCVIRSPHKYKDSREHFEMRTHKRLIDVVDPTPKAVDALMRLDLPADVNIEIKL; translated from the coding sequence ATGGCGGGACAGAAAATCCGCATCCGTCTGAAGTCATACGACCACGAGGTCATTGATTCTTCAGCTCGGAAAATCGTTGAGACAGTTACGCGTGCAGGCGCGACGGTAGTAGGCCCCGTGCCGCTGCCCACCGAAAAGAACGTTTACTGTGTTATCCGTTCGCCTCACAAGTACAAGGACAGCCGCGAGCACTTCGAAATGCGCACGCACAAGCGTCTGATCGACGTCGTTGATCCGACCCCCAAGGCTGTTGATGCCCTCATGCGTCTTGACCTTCCGGCAGACGTAAACATCGAAATCAAGCTGTAG